The following coding sequences lie in one Carassius auratus strain Wakin unplaced genomic scaffold, ASM336829v1 scaf_tig00214670, whole genome shotgun sequence genomic window:
- the LOC113092612 gene encoding zona pellucida sperm-binding protein 4-like, producing MAQALMMQQTDQQFQLQQTDQQFQLQKPKPVQQLTKPQYPLQTPVQPLTNRQFPLQKPSAVPIQKPVQHLPNPQFPLQKPVQQLTKPQFPIQKPVKQQFQKPVVQAEPFDKCVAVADSEQIQCGPPGISGAECEAINCCFNGQQCFYGRAVTVQCIRDGQFVVVVSRDVTLPRLSLDTVHLLGGNDPPCAPVGSTPSFAIYQFPVTACGTSVMEDSGYVVYENRMTSSYEVGIGPYGSITRDSHFEFLFQCRYSGTSVEALVVEVNSVPPPPPVAAPGPLRVELRLANGQCVTKGCAEGDEAYTSYYSDADYPITKVLREPVYVEVHIMERTDPNIVLTLGRCWTTSTPSPLSLPQWDLLIDGCPYQDDRYLTTLVPVTGSSGLQFPTHYKRFVVKMFTFVDPASLAALQETIFIHCTTEVCHPSSGSCEQSCTRKRRDTRIKAVSGEQTVVSSGEVTLVM from the exons ATGGCTCAAGCTCTGATGATGCAGCAGACTGACCAGCAGTTTCAGCTCCAGCAGACTGACCAGCAGTTTCAGctccagaagcca aagcctgttcaacaGTTAACTAAGCCGCAGTATCCGCTTCAGACGCCTGTTCAACCGCTAACTAACCGGCaatttccacttcagaagccCT CCGCAGTTCCGATTCAGAAACCAGTTCAACACCTACCTAACCCGCaatttccacttcagaagcctgttcaacagttaactaagccgcagtttccgATTCAGAAGCCAGTTAAACAGCAGTTTCAGAAGCCAGTAGTGCAGGCAGAGCCCTTTGATAAATGTGTAGctgtagctgattctgagcagatccaatgtggtccacctgggatcagtggtgctgagtgtgaagctatcaactgctgctttaaCGGACAGCAGTGTTTCTATGGAAGGGCGG TGACCGTCCAGTGtattagagatggtcagtttgtggtagtggtgtctAGAGACGTTACtctgcctcgactgagtctggatacggttcatctactgggtggaaatgacccaccttgtgctcctgtggggtctacaccttcctttgctatataccagttccctgtgaccgcatgtggcacgagcgtgatg GAGGACAGCGGATATGTGGTGTATGAAAACCGAATGACCTCCtcgtatgaagtggggattggaccatatggttctatcacaagggacagtcattttGA gtttctcttccagtgtagataTTCAGGAACTTCagtggaagctctggttgtggaggtcaactctgttcctccacctccaccagtagctgctcctggacctctcagggtggagctcagactggccaatggccaatgcgtcaccaaaggctgtgctgaag gggatgaggcctacacgtcctaTTACAGTGAcgctgattatcccatcacaaaagtcctgcgagagcctgtgtatgttgaggtgcacattatggagaggaccgaccccaacattgtcctgacGCTGGGACGTTGTTGGACGACTTCAACCCCCAGTCCACTCAGTctcccccagtgggaccttctgatcGACGG atgcccttaccaggacgaccgctatctgaccacactggttccagtgactggatcgtctggtcttcagttcccaacccactacaagcgctttgttgtgaagatgttcacatttgtagatccagCCTCACTGGCTGCTCTGCAGGAAACC atcttcatccactgcactacagaggtgtgccatccatcatctgGCTCTTGTGAGCAAAGCTGCACCAGGAAAC GAAGAGACACTCGTATCAAGGCTGTCTCTGgggagcagactgtggtttctagtggagaagttactctggtcatgtaa